One window from the genome of Candidatus Alcyoniella australis encodes:
- a CDS encoding ATP-binding protein translates to MGCPCGHLTDPVRTCLCTTRQIQRYRTRISGPLMDRIDIHIEVPALRYVELSGERRGEASSEVRARVNAARKVQAARFNGTNGVRCNAQMSPRMIENHCVLDERSKSLLANAFERLGMSARAHSRILKVGRTIADLDGSERIASHHLTEAIGYRSLDRPL, encoded by the coding sequence GTGGGATGCCCCTGCGGTCACCTGACCGACCCGGTGCGCACCTGCCTGTGCACCACCCGCCAAATACAGCGCTACCGCACGCGCATTTCCGGCCCGCTGATGGACCGCATCGACATCCACATCGAGGTCCCGGCCTTGCGCTACGTCGAGCTGTCCGGCGAGCGCCGGGGCGAGGCCAGTTCCGAGGTGCGCGCACGGGTCAACGCGGCGCGCAAGGTCCAAGCCGCGCGGTTCAACGGAACCAACGGCGTGCGTTGCAACGCCCAAATGTCGCCGCGGATGATCGAAAATCACTGCGTCCTGGACGAGCGTTCCAAGTCTCTGCTGGCCAACGCCTTCGAGCGGCTGGGCATGAGCGCCCGCGCGCATTCGCGGATCCTCAAAGTCGGCCGCACCATCGCCGACCTCGACGGGTCCGAACGCATCGCGAGCCACCACCTGACCGAGGCGATCGGCTACCGTTCCCTCGACCGGCCGCTGTAG
- a CDS encoding HRDC domain-containing protein, translated as MGNDAGKQVRLLTLRFDKAAGCFDDRELRRFCDQHHVLQTEQQFFAQDGEHFMAVTVIHSGAPQAKQGAKPAPEQQQQQRSRPKGDAGKAAPGSTNPKQKQPDPADPYNELDQGERKVYEALRAWRTQIAEKQSLPRYAVAKNSHLARIVKLRPQSRDDLAVIEGFGLQRVERYGAQIIDVLAREQGNNGRARAR; from the coding sequence ATGGGTAATGACGCAGGCAAACAGGTACGGCTGCTCACATTGCGTTTTGACAAGGCCGCGGGGTGCTTTGACGACCGCGAGCTGCGCCGGTTCTGCGACCAGCACCACGTGCTGCAGACCGAACAGCAATTTTTTGCGCAAGACGGTGAACACTTCATGGCCGTAACGGTGATTCACTCCGGCGCGCCGCAGGCGAAACAGGGCGCAAAGCCCGCGCCTGAGCAGCAGCAACAGCAACGCAGCCGGCCCAAGGGGGACGCGGGCAAAGCAGCTCCAGGCTCCACCAATCCCAAGCAAAAGCAGCCCGATCCCGCGGACCCCTACAACGAGTTGGACCAGGGTGAGCGCAAAGTCTACGAGGCGCTACGCGCCTGGCGCACCCAAATCGCCGAAAAGCAGTCGCTGCCGCGCTACGCCGTGGCCAAGAACAGCCACTTGGCGCGGATCGTCAAGTTGCGGCCGCAATCGCGCGACGACCTGGCTGTGATCGAGGGCTTCGGCCTGCAGCGCGTCGAGCGCTACGGCGCCCAGATCATCGACGTGCTGGCCCGCGAACAGGGGAACAACGGTCGGGCGCGAGCCCGATAA